The Fusobacterium necrophorum subsp. necrophorum genome includes the window AGAAATCCTAAGATACAAGAAAAAATACAAAAGGCAATGGCTGAAAGAGAGAAAAGAACGGAAATTACGCAAGATAGAGTATTAAGAGAGATTGCAAACTTGGCTTTTACGGATAGAACTGGAATCGTCAATCTGAAAAAGAACCGAGTAATTATACGAGATTTTGAGGAATTAACACCTGAGCAGAGAGCATGCGTTGCTGGAGTAAAAGAAACGAAACATGGAATTGAAGTGTCTTTCTATAACAAAGAAAAAGCATTGGAGATGCTAGGTAGGCATCTAGGGATGTTTAATGACAAAGTAAAAATAGACGGAGAAATGACAGTAAATAATCCGCTGCAAGGATTGACAACAGATGAATTGAAAAAGCTGATACAAGGATAGGAGGTGGTACGGTGGCATATGATATGAATTTGATAAGATTAGAAGCAAAAAAAGAATTGGCAAGAAGAGATTTTTGGAGTTACTGCAATTTCTTCTCTCCTACTTTTTACACAGAAGCAAAATTGCATTTAATAGATTTGTGCAATCGATTACAAGCATTTATAGAATCTGATAAAAAAGTGTTAGTGGTAAATATGCCACCTCGGTTTCGGGAAGTCGAGAACGGCTGTTTTATTCGTGCAATGGTTGTTAGGAAGAAATAACAAGCTAAAGATAATGACCGGATCCTATAACGAAACCTTGTCATCCACATTTGCCAAGCAAGTGCGGGATATGATTGCAACGGAAAAAAGCACAGGTATGACAGTATACCAAGATATTTTTCCGGATACGAAAATCAAGTACGGAGAAGCGTCTATGAACAAATGGGCATTAGAGGGAAGTCAAGTAGCAAACTATTTAGCAACGAGCCCCACCGGGACTGCGACAGG containing:
- a CDS encoding terminase small subunit is translated as MNKQDLFVKEYLKDLNATQAYIRAGYKFKSENVAAASAAKILRNPKIQEKIQKAMAEREKRTEITQDRVLREIANLAFTDRTGIVNLKKNRVIIRDFEELTPEQRACVAGVKETKHGIEVSFYNKEKALEMLGRHLGMFNDKVKIDGEMTVNNPLQGLTTDELKKLIQG
- a CDS encoding terminase produces the protein MAYDMNLIRLEAKKELARRDFWSYCNFFSPTFYTEAKLHLIDLCNRLQAFIESDKKVLVVNMPPRFREVENGCFIRAMVVRKK